A genome region from Pseudoalteromonas tetraodonis includes the following:
- the putP gene encoding sodium/proline symporter PutP has translation MIISLALYFIVMLGIGLYAYKQSTSDISGYMLGGRNLAPSVAALSAGASDMSGWLLMGLPGAMYLFGLSKVWIAIGLVLGAWANYFLVAPRLRVYTEKANDSITIPDYFANRFDDNKNILRVISAIVIIVFFTLYTSSGVVAGGKLFENSFQMSYEMGLYITTGVVVVYTLFGGFLAVSLTDFVQGCIMFISLLAVPIATYMMLDQPFMDTLANANYQQLLSSPKASEIHSLNMLDWFAGGSTIAIISAMAWGLGYFGQPHIIVRFMSIRSVKEMPTMRRIGMSWMTLSAIGAVFTGLFGAAFMIENQMPIADKETIFLVLAELIFHPLIAGFLLAAILAAIMSTISSQLLVCSSSLTEDFYKIYLNRDASQTELVLVGRISVILVALFAIYLAYDRNSSILDLVSNAWAGFGAAFGPLVLFSLYWKRMNLKGAISGMVVGALTVLVWIYAPITINGESLSSVIYEIVPGFILASIAIVVGSLVTAEPKKEITDLFDEVESSL, from the coding sequence ATGATTATTTCACTGGCATTATATTTTATTGTAATGCTGGGAATAGGACTATACGCATATAAGCAATCTACCAGCGATATATCAGGGTATATGCTAGGTGGTCGTAATTTAGCCCCCAGTGTTGCTGCCTTATCAGCGGGTGCATCAGACATGAGTGGTTGGTTACTTATGGGCCTACCTGGCGCAATGTACTTGTTTGGGCTTAGCAAGGTTTGGATTGCTATTGGCTTAGTATTAGGCGCATGGGCAAACTATTTCTTAGTCGCCCCAAGACTGCGTGTTTATACTGAAAAAGCAAATGACTCTATTACCATCCCTGATTATTTTGCAAATCGTTTTGATGATAACAAGAATATCCTCCGTGTGATCTCTGCAATTGTTATTATTGTGTTCTTTACTTTGTATACTTCATCAGGCGTAGTCGCCGGTGGTAAGTTATTTGAAAATTCATTTCAGATGAGTTACGAAATGGGTTTATACATCACCACGGGTGTGGTTGTTGTTTACACCTTATTTGGTGGTTTTTTAGCGGTTAGCCTAACAGACTTCGTGCAAGGTTGTATTATGTTTATCTCCTTGCTTGCAGTACCTATCGCTACTTATATGATGCTAGATCAGCCATTTATGGATACTTTAGCAAATGCAAATTACCAGCAGTTGTTAAGTTCACCAAAAGCCAGTGAAATCCATTCATTGAATATGCTTGATTGGTTTGCTGGTGGTTCTACCATTGCTATTATTTCTGCGATGGCTTGGGGCTTAGGCTACTTTGGTCAGCCACATATTATTGTTCGCTTTATGTCTATTCGCTCAGTAAAAGAAATGCCAACTATGCGTCGTATTGGTATGTCTTGGATGACACTATCTGCGATTGGCGCGGTATTTACCGGTTTATTTGGTGCTGCCTTTATGATTGAAAATCAAATGCCAATTGCCGATAAAGAGACCATTTTCTTAGTATTAGCTGAACTTATTTTCCACCCATTAATTGCTGGTTTCCTACTGGCTGCTATTTTAGCTGCGATTATGAGTACGATTTCATCGCAATTATTGGTGTGTTCAAGCTCGCTTACTGAAGACTTCTACAAGATTTACTTAAACCGCGATGCCTCGCAAACTGAGCTGGTGTTAGTAGGGCGTATTAGCGTAATACTGGTTGCGTTATTTGCTATTTACCTAGCGTATGACCGTAATAGTTCAATACTTGATTTAGTTAGTAACGCATGGGCTGGTTTTGGTGCTGCATTTGGTCCACTTGTCTTGTTTAGCCTTTACTGGAAACGTATGAACTTAAAAGGGGCTATTAGCGGTATGGTTGTTGGTGCTTTAACAGTGCTTGTATGGATTTATGCGCCTATTACCATTAATGGTGAGAGCTTAAGCAGTGTAATTTATGAAATCGTCCCAGGCTTCATTTTA
- a CDS encoding EAL and HDOD domain-containing protein, whose product MYFYAARQPILDRNKELIGYELLFRDGVDNVFPNIDGDEATSRLIEGSQFNFGLEDLTDNKPAYINFTLDTLLKGYPTLLNKDGVVIEILETVQPGKRLLAIVKDLKEKGYTLALDDYAHQPVWRHFYPFIDIIKVDFLTCDIENVKTIIEDLKPYPHIKLLAEKVETYALYNQAFELGFEYFQGFFFSKPEMVQSKALPPSGMALAELLYETSSVEMDLKKITDVFERDVNLSYKLLRYSNSAAFARRSEINTIKQALIVLGAAEIKKLLSLLFAAQVSADKPLELIRLSLTRARFCELLAISHGKLRDTGIAFLTGMMSLMDAILDEEMDSVMLKLPLSNEIKAALLNNEGLLAEYLNLVTLYEQGNWHAANDKAQQLNLGDDVPDAYHEALNWVSEQMQIMIDN is encoded by the coding sequence ATGTATTTTTACGCTGCTCGGCAACCTATTTTAGATCGCAATAAAGAACTAATTGGCTATGAGCTTTTATTTCGTGATGGAGTTGATAACGTATTTCCAAATATTGACGGCGATGAAGCCACGTCTCGACTGATTGAAGGCAGTCAATTTAACTTTGGCTTAGAAGATTTAACTGATAATAAACCCGCTTATATTAACTTTACCTTAGACACCTTGTTAAAAGGCTACCCAACCCTTTTAAACAAAGATGGGGTGGTAATTGAAATACTCGAAACCGTCCAGCCAGGTAAACGCTTATTGGCAATTGTTAAAGACCTAAAAGAAAAAGGCTATACGCTAGCGCTAGATGACTATGCACATCAACCTGTATGGCGGCACTTTTATCCGTTTATCGATATTATTAAAGTCGACTTTTTAACTTGTGATATTGAAAACGTTAAAACGATCATAGAGGATTTAAAACCTTATCCACACATAAAATTACTTGCTGAAAAGGTTGAAACTTACGCGCTTTACAATCAAGCTTTTGAACTAGGTTTTGAATACTTTCAAGGCTTTTTCTTTTCAAAACCAGAAATGGTGCAAAGCAAGGCCTTACCGCCATCGGGCATGGCATTGGCTGAGCTACTCTATGAAACATCCAGCGTAGAAATGGATCTTAAAAAAATCACCGATGTATTTGAGCGTGATGTCAACTTATCGTATAAGCTGCTACGCTACTCAAATTCGGCAGCATTTGCTCGCCGCTCTGAAATAAACACAATAAAACAAGCGCTTATTGTATTGGGCGCGGCTGAAATAAAAAAACTACTCTCTTTATTATTTGCCGCACAAGTCTCTGCAGACAAACCTCTGGAGCTTATTAGGTTGTCGCTAACACGCGCGCGTTTTTGTGAGCTTTTAGCAATTTCACATGGCAAACTTAGAGATACAGGAATAGCATTTTTAACCGGCATGATGTCGCTTATGGATGCCATACTAGATGAAGAGATGGACAGTGTAATGCTTAAACTACCGCTTTCAAATGAGATAAAAGCGGCACTGTTAAACAATGAAGGGCTGCTTGCTGAGTATTTAAACTTAGTAACCCTCTATGAGCAGGGTAACTGGCACGCTGCTAACGATAAAGCCCAACAGCTTAACTTGGGTGATGATGTGCCTGATGCTTACCACGAAGCACTTAATTGGGTTAGTGAACAAATGCAGATAATGATTGATAATTAA
- a CDS encoding MlaA family lipoprotein gives MLKQGLLLLCLLTLSGCAQVPESKYDERDPIQSVNRPIYDFNMDVLDAYILRPAAVGYITVTPQPVRRSIVHFTDNITAPVDIINAGLQGKPSSAGINFARFLVNSTVGVFGLFDVASSLGLEVTDEDFGQTLGVWGVGDGAYLMIPAMGPSTARNLTGDVVDNVVLPEIALTTPQTILVFALKAVEARASLMAQEGLLNDSLDPYLFVKDIYFQRQLYELYDGNPPIKEEPEDFDEDFLESL, from the coding sequence ATGTTAAAACAAGGCTTACTTTTATTATGTTTACTCACGTTATCGGGTTGTGCTCAAGTTCCTGAGAGTAAATATGATGAGCGCGATCCCATACAAAGTGTAAACAGACCTATTTATGACTTTAATATGGACGTACTTGATGCTTATATTTTAAGGCCTGCGGCAGTGGGTTATATAACAGTAACCCCACAGCCTGTGCGTCGAAGTATTGTGCATTTTACCGATAATATTACAGCACCGGTTGATATTATTAATGCGGGTCTGCAAGGAAAGCCAAGCAGTGCCGGAATTAATTTTGCGCGCTTTTTAGTGAACTCTACGGTGGGGGTGTTTGGCTTATTTGACGTTGCAAGTTCGTTAGGGCTTGAAGTAACTGATGAAGATTTTGGCCAAACCTTAGGTGTGTGGGGAGTAGGCGATGGTGCCTATTTAATGATCCCTGCAATGGGGCCATCAACTGCACGCAACTTAACCGGTGATGTTGTTGATAATGTGGTTTTACCTGAAATTGCACTGACAACACCACAAACAATTTTAGTGTTTGCGTTAAAGGCGGTTGAGGCAAGGGCGTCTTTAATGGCTCAAGAGGGTTTATTAAATGATTCATTAGACCCATACCTGTTTGTTAAAGACATTTACTTTCAGCGTCAGTTATATGAACTCTACGATGGCAATCCGCCAATAAAAGAAGAGCCTGAAGATTTTGACGAAGATTTCTTAGAAAGCCTTTGA
- the ccmI gene encoding c-type cytochrome biogenesis protein CcmI encodes MILMWASFALLTLIALLFIIVPFLKKERIVTITHNANAQLISIYEQRLVELQADLDNQRIDSQNHSEAIIELKRRLLNELSPEKSLNSRGDNRIFALTGAAFLIALAGIFYAMTGSQQQIAAWHDAMDNLADYGQRAVMQKGEPLTKNELQAFALALRTKLSQSGDDEVAWMLLGRVALMLNEFDMAKQSFDKTLKINPDNMQALVSYSQVLLLEGSEENMTRAAGMLSKVLQAQPNNLDAISLLALIAFERKDWLQAKAAFEVLLASMDESDTRYAMINQRISEIDLQIAQQNVATSGDQLAAQSIQVTVDIDSQLADKQPNKGILFVFAKAAKGSPMPLAVVKLTDYSFPITVELSDANAMMAGLNLSSASEIIISARISNDDSVMPSTGELEGHSQVLASKEVRQVQLNIDTLIP; translated from the coding sequence ATGATTTTAATGTGGGCGTCTTTTGCTTTACTCACACTCATTGCATTGCTGTTTATTATTGTGCCTTTTTTAAAAAAAGAGCGCATAGTAACCATCACCCATAACGCCAATGCACAGCTTATCAGCATTTATGAACAGCGTTTAGTTGAATTACAGGCAGATTTAGATAATCAACGTATAGACTCGCAAAATCACAGCGAAGCTATTATTGAATTAAAACGCCGTTTACTTAATGAATTATCGCCGGAGAAGTCACTAAATAGCCGTGGTGACAATCGTATATTTGCTTTAACAGGGGCGGCGTTTTTAATTGCATTAGCAGGTATTTTCTATGCAATGACAGGCAGCCAGCAACAAATTGCAGCTTGGCATGATGCAATGGATAACTTGGCCGATTATGGTCAGCGCGCCGTAATGCAAAAGGGCGAGCCATTAACTAAAAATGAGTTACAAGCGTTTGCCCTAGCACTGCGTACTAAGTTAAGCCAAAGCGGTGATGATGAAGTCGCTTGGATGTTGTTAGGGCGTGTTGCTTTAATGCTAAATGAATTTGATATGGCGAAACAGTCATTCGATAAAACATTAAAAATAAACCCTGATAATATGCAAGCGCTTGTTAGCTACTCTCAGGTGCTATTACTTGAGGGCAGTGAAGAAAACATGACTCGTGCAGCGGGTATGCTTTCTAAAGTACTGCAAGCTCAACCAAATAACCTTGATGCGATTTCGTTACTTGCACTAATCGCCTTTGAGAGAAAAGACTGGCTACAGGCAAAGGCAGCGTTTGAGGTGCTACTTGCAAGTATGGATGAGTCTGATACGCGCTATGCTATGATCAACCAACGTATTAGCGAAATCGATCTACAAATTGCTCAGCAAAACGTGGCAACCAGTGGCGATCAGTTAGCGGCTCAAAGTATTCAAGTTACCGTTGATATCGATAGCCAACTTGCAGACAAACAGCCCAATAAGGGTATTTTGTTTGTGTTTGCTAAAGCGGCTAAGGGATCACCGATGCCTTTAGCCGTGGTCAAACTAACAGACTATAGCTTTCCAATTACGGTTGAGCTGAGCGATGCTAATGCCATGATGGCAGGGCTAAACTTATCGAGTGCGAGTGAAATTATCATTTCTGCGCGTATCTCTAATGATGATTCAGTTATGCCAAGCACTGGGGAGCTTGAAGGGCATTCTCAAGTGCTTGCTTCTAAAGAGGTGCGCCAAGTGCAACTGAACATTGATACATTAATACCTTAA
- a CDS encoding cytochrome c-type biogenesis protein, with the protein MRLFLLTLSLFVSVAAFAQQDRYQFDSNEQAVRFEELTKELRCPKCQNQNIADSDAVVAKDLRERVLALVKDGKTKDEVIDYMIDRYGYFVHYDPPVTPATLILWVLPVLIVIIGFGFIVIRQRKASVKQTWSDADEVMLNKLIKQNKHQEQS; encoded by the coding sequence ATGAGATTGTTTTTATTAACCCTTAGCTTGTTTGTTAGTGTAGCTGCGTTTGCTCAGCAAGACCGTTATCAATTTGATAGCAACGAGCAAGCTGTTCGCTTTGAAGAGCTAACAAAAGAATTACGTTGCCCGAAGTGTCAAAATCAGAATATTGCTGACTCTGATGCCGTTGTCGCAAAAGACTTGCGCGAGCGAGTGCTGGCGTTGGTAAAAGATGGCAAAACCAAAGATGAAGTTATTGATTACATGATTGATCGATATGGCTATTTTGTTCATTACGATCCACCGGTAACACCTGCCACGTTAATACTGTGGGTACTTCCGGTACTCATCGTAATAATTGGGTTTGGCTTTATTGTGATTCGCCAACGTAAAGCGTCGGTAAAACAAACCTGGAGTGACGCTGATGAAGTGATGCTCAATAAGCTGATTAAACAAAATAAACATCAGGAGCAAAGTTAA
- a CDS encoding DsbE family thiol:disulfide interchange protein: MNRKLIAIAPLLIFIFICVFLYQGLFANPREIQTGRIGQTVPAFNLPDLMQDDKRWTDEQLKGDVYLLNVWGTWCPTCLAELGYLTKLREQGVKIIGLYYVQSYDADFDGPFDMQALRDDVSNMLSRAGDPYQFNILDLERSLSLDLGVSGAPETFLVDKNGTILLHHTGDINPRVWRAKFAPIMQELQP, encoded by the coding sequence ATGAACCGTAAACTTATCGCAATTGCCCCTTTATTAATTTTTATCTTTATTTGTGTGTTTTTATACCAAGGGTTATTTGCCAACCCGCGGGAAATACAAACAGGGCGAATTGGTCAAACGGTGCCTGCGTTTAATTTACCTGATTTAATGCAAGACGATAAACGTTGGACTGATGAGCAGCTAAAGGGTGACGTGTATTTACTAAACGTATGGGGCACATGGTGTCCGACGTGTTTAGCTGAGCTTGGCTATTTAACTAAGCTACGCGAGCAAGGGGTTAAAATTATCGGCTTGTATTATGTACAAAGTTACGACGCCGATTTTGATGGCCCATTTGATATGCAAGCGCTGCGTGATGATGTGAGTAATATGCTTTCACGTGCGGGCGACCCTTATCAATTTAATATTTTAGATTTAGAACGTTCATTGTCTTTAGATTTAGGGGTGTCCGGTGCACCAGAGACATTTTTAGTAGATAAAAATGGCACCATTTTGTTACATCACACTGGTGATATAAACCCTCGAGTTTGGCGTGCTAAGTTTGCGCCTATTATGCAGGAGCTGCAGCCATGA
- a CDS encoding heme lyase CcmF/NrfE family subunit, producing the protein MIPELGYFSLTLAMVLSILLCIFPLWGAHTGNLRLMRAAPSLAIGQFAFVALSFAALIYASLTDDFTVSYVAYHSSSTLPWYYKITSTWGGHEGAILLWLLMQAGWTAVVALRSKSLPWVLRARVLGVLGFLGVGFMMYTLLLSSPFERLLPYFPVEGRDLNPLLQDPGMIIHPPLLYMGYVGLSVAFAFAIAALLTGKLDNTWAKWSRPWTMTAWGFLTLGITIGSWWAYSELGWGGWWFWDPVENASLMPWLVATALLHSLSVTEKRGVFKSWTVLLAIAAFSLSLLGTFIVRSGIIVSVHAFATDPDRGLFILGFLAVVVGGGLALYGLRVSQVKSEGRYKFVSREVALWLNNIFLVVATLIVLLGTLLPMVHKEMGLGSISIGEPFFNKMFAILLVPFAILMGIGPFLRWKQNKWAFLQNKIFVGALVSIIITCAWLFSSYEVVTPLTLLATTLGVWIFIATFIDLYTKAAVHGSLKLGIKRLGLSYWAMVLGHVGLAFVIAGITLTSAYSVERDVSMKQGDIVQLNQYQYRFEGVKTIRGANYSGHAGVVTVLKGNDTVTRLYAEKRRYDIGMQFMTEAAIDAGFTRDLYLALGEQLSEGAWSLRIYHKPFVRWMWIGGILISLAGFVILFDKRYRASPRKDEIEGAV; encoded by the coding sequence ATGATCCCAGAACTTGGTTATTTTTCCCTAACATTGGCCATGGTACTGAGTATTCTGTTGTGTATTTTCCCACTTTGGGGTGCACACACAGGAAACCTTCGTTTGATGCGCGCTGCGCCATCACTTGCTATTGGTCAGTTTGCATTTGTTGCTTTGTCTTTTGCTGCGCTTATTTATGCCAGCTTAACCGATGATTTTACCGTATCTTATGTAGCGTATCACTCAAGTAGCACCTTGCCTTGGTATTATAAAATAACCTCAACATGGGGTGGCCATGAAGGCGCTATTTTACTGTGGTTATTAATGCAGGCCGGTTGGACCGCCGTTGTTGCTTTGCGTTCAAAGTCACTGCCTTGGGTACTTCGTGCTCGTGTATTAGGTGTGCTTGGTTTTTTAGGTGTCGGATTTATGATGTACACCTTGCTACTTTCAAGTCCGTTTGAACGTTTACTGCCCTATTTCCCTGTTGAGGGACGCGATTTAAATCCATTATTACAAGACCCGGGGATGATCATTCACCCTCCATTACTTTATATGGGGTATGTCGGTCTTTCTGTTGCTTTTGCCTTTGCTATTGCCGCGTTGTTAACCGGCAAGCTTGATAACACCTGGGCAAAATGGTCACGCCCATGGACAATGACGGCATGGGGCTTTTTAACCTTAGGTATCACCATAGGTAGTTGGTGGGCCTATTCAGAGCTAGGCTGGGGCGGCTGGTGGTTCTGGGATCCTGTTGAAAATGCATCACTCATGCCATGGTTAGTCGCAACCGCGTTACTGCACTCTTTAAGTGTGACTGAAAAACGTGGCGTATTTAAATCATGGACAGTGTTACTGGCTATTGCGGCATTTTCATTAAGTTTACTAGGCACCTTTATCGTTCGCTCAGGAATTATTGTTTCGGTGCATGCCTTTGCAACAGACCCTGATCGTGGCTTATTTATTCTTGGCTTTTTGGCCGTAGTTGTTGGCGGCGGTTTAGCGTTATATGGCTTGCGTGTCTCACAAGTTAAAAGTGAAGGGCGTTATAAATTTGTATCGCGTGAAGTGGCACTTTGGTTAAACAATATTTTCTTAGTGGTTGCTACGTTAATTGTACTGTTAGGTACATTATTACCTATGGTGCACAAGGAAATGGGGCTAGGCAGTATTTCAATTGGCGAACCTTTCTTTAATAAAATGTTTGCTATTTTACTGGTGCCATTTGCTATTTTAATGGGCATTGGACCTTTCCTGCGTTGGAAGCAAAATAAGTGGGCCTTTTTACAAAATAAAATATTTGTAGGCGCATTAGTCAGTATTATCATTACCTGCGCATGGTTATTTAGTAGCTATGAGGTAGTGACTCCATTAACACTTTTAGCAACCACGCTAGGTGTATGGATATTTATTGCCACTTTTATTGATTTATATACCAAAGCAGCGGTTCATGGCTCGCTTAAGCTCGGTATAAAGCGTTTAGGTTTAAGCTATTGGGCAATGGTGCTGGGGCATGTTGGTTTAGCCTTCGTTATAGCGGGCATTACACTCACCTCGGCGTATTCAGTTGAGCGTGATGTATCGATGAAGCAAGGCGATATCGTGCAGCTTAACCAGTATCAATACCGCTTTGAAGGTGTGAAGACTATTCGTGGTGCAAACTACAGTGGTCATGCTGGTGTCGTGACGGTATTAAAAGGGAATGACACTGTAACGCGTTTATATGCAGAAAAGCGTCGTTACGATATTGGTATGCAATTTATGACCGAAGCCGCTATTGATGCCGGATTCACTCGTGATTTATATCTTGCGCTTGGTGAGCAACTAAGTGAAGGGGCATGGTCATTACGCATTTACCATAAGCCGTTTGTACGTTGGATGTGGATTGGCGGTATTCTGATCTCACTCGCTGGTTTTGTGATTTTATTCGATAAGCGCTATCGCGCCTCACCGCGAAAAGATGAAATAGAGGGGGCAGTATGA
- the ccmE gene encoding cytochrome c maturation protein CcmE: MNPRRKKRLLVIIAVLFGIGGSIGLVLYALQENINLFYTPSELIDGKGPNKEKPHIGQKLRIGGMVVPGTVQRNEQSLQVSFKLIDTGPLVTVRYQGILPDLFREGQGIVAQGVLVEPNVIEAFEVLAKHDEEYMPAEVAEAVKGIKHEKPKYNLDSGS, from the coding sequence GTGAACCCTAGACGTAAAAAACGCCTTTTGGTTATTATTGCCGTACTCTTTGGTATTGGTGGATCAATTGGTTTAGTGTTGTACGCCTTACAAGAAAACATTAATTTGTTTTACACCCCCAGTGAATTAATTGATGGTAAAGGCCCGAATAAAGAAAAGCCTCATATAGGACAAAAGCTCCGCATTGGCGGTATGGTTGTCCCTGGTACAGTACAAAGAAATGAGCAAAGCTTACAGGTAAGCTTTAAGTTGATTGATACTGGCCCATTGGTCACGGTGCGTTATCAAGGAATTTTGCCTGATCTATTTCGTGAAGGGCAAGGAATTGTTGCACAAGGTGTACTAGTTGAACCTAACGTCATTGAAGCGTTTGAAGTACTGGCTAAACATGATGAAGAATATATGCCAGCCGAGGTTGCCGAGGCAGTAAAAGGAATTAAGCACGAGAAACCAAAATACAATTTAGATAGTGGGAGCTAA
- the ccmD gene encoding heme exporter protein CcmD: protein MQFDSFSDFIAMGGYGFYVWLSFGTCALILLGILFSSLRDKKQILASVEQQIARETRIKNSKQEQTS from the coding sequence ATGCAGTTTGACTCGTTTTCAGATTTTATTGCAATGGGAGGCTATGGCTTTTATGTATGGCTTTCTTTTGGTACATGCGCATTAATTTTATTAGGCATTTTATTTAGCTCGTTACGCGACAAAAAACAAATTTTAGCGTCGGTAGAGCAGCAAATTGCGCGTGAAACTCGAATTAAAAATTCTAAGCAGGAGCAAACCTCGTGA